In the Hordeum vulgare subsp. vulgare chromosome 7H, MorexV3_pseudomolecules_assembly, whole genome shotgun sequence genome, one interval contains:
- the LOC123411936 gene encoding uncharacterized protein LOC123411936 isoform X1: protein MSPATATPEEIDDIAELNIVDDLDNRPSKKTEWGRQLEIEIIDDEEALNPDPYDFVYSNIPTSSNMLEKEEDCRFCHATKFKYETKGLCCKKGQIRLANTVTPPELMRLWTSNDSDARHFRQNIRFFNGHFSFTTLYCQLDKDTTDMRTAGIYTFRAHGQIYHNIQSFGDSDSEPKHLQLYFYDDDPSLEHRYRYCRDEIYEQDKHVIGIITDILRGNPYSQQFRSLGQAENLEDYRLILNLDQRLDQRRYNEPINSEVAAVWIEGNERRDTYDRNIILHGNNNEKELIRSYYGCYDPLSYPLFFPRAELGWHRKIPKRETREEDIGAENITNDDDPDSSNGLWVTMREYYCYKFHTRPSIFNPILHGGRLFQQFAVDTYIKIESSRLDYMWHNQNKIRADLYQGLLDCIQAGEQNGDAVGKQRVLAS from the exons ATGTcgcctgctacggctacaccagaG GAAATAGATGACATTGCTGAACTGAACATTGTAGATGATTTGGATAACCGACCTTCCAAA AAAACAGAGTGGGGCAGACAATTGGAAATTGAAATCATAGATGATGAGGAAGCTCTCAACCCAGATCCATATGATTTCGTCTACAGCAAcataccaacaagctcaaacatgCTCGAAAAAGAAGAAGATTGCAGATTCTGCCATGCAACCAAATTCAAGTATGAAACTAAGGGATTATGCTGCAAAAAAGGACAGATAAGACTAGCCAATACAGTTACTCCACCTGAACTCATGAGACTTTGGACAAGCAATGACTCTGATGCAAGACATTTTCGGCAAAATATAAGATTTTTCAATGGGCACTTCTCATTTACTACTCTTTACTGCCAGCTTGACAAAGACACGACTGACATGCGAACGGCCGGTATTTACACCTTTCGAGCACATGGTCAAATATATCACAACATACAATCATTTGGTGACAGTGACTCAGAACCAAAGCATCTCCAACTATACTTCTACGACGATGATCCAAGCTTAGAACATCGATACCGCTATTGTCGTGACGAAATATACGAACAAGACAAGCATGTGATTGGAATAATAACAGATATCCTACGCGGTAACCCATACTCTCAACAGTTTAGGAGTTTGGGACAAGCCGAAAACCTTGAGGACTACAGACTCATCTTGAACCTTGACCAGAGATTGGACCAAAGAAGATACAATGAGCCAATCAATTCGGAGGTAGCTGCAGTATGGATTGAAGGAAATGAAAGAAGAGATACTTATGACAGAAATATAATATTACATGGGAACAACAACGAAAAAGAGCTCATTCGATCATATTACGGGTGCTATGACCCACTATCGTATCCTCTATTCTTTCCAAGAGCTGAACTGGGATGGCATAGAAAAATTCCAAAGAGGGAAACACGAGAGGAAGATATTGGTGCTGAAAATATCACTAATGACGATGACCCGG ATTCATCCAATGGCCTATGGGTAACCATGAGAGAATACTATTGCTATAAATTTCATACACGACCAagcatattcaacccaattttacACGGCGGACGGCTTTTTCAACAGTTTGCTGTAGACACATACATCAAAATTGAAAGCTCCAGACTTGATTACATGTGGCATAATCAAAACAAAATAAGAGCTGATCTATACCAAGGCCTTCTAGACTGCATACAAGCCGGAGAACAAAATGGAGATGCAGTAGGAAAACAGAGAGTTCTTGCCTCATAA
- the LOC123411936 gene encoding uncharacterized protein LOC123411936 isoform X3, which translates to MLLPWAADVAREKCLPSALYWIQPAAVLAVYYHYFHGYAAVVADHRNDPSFVVRFPVLPPQEKIATEVFPGGPCACWGGVGAGKATATAAVFLGSAVPPIGTPCGGANARRSRCLHTRPPPSQSVSNTSRFGWTVRVLVQLKSRLRLAVIRREGPWPESPSAPILDEASHVANKFAVGRSVKFVGERSADFAGGRRSSAEHSNVACYGYTRGNR; encoded by the exons ATGCTCCTCCCGTGGGCCGCGGACGTGGCTCGCGAGAAATGTCTGCCGTCCGCGCTCTACTGGATCCAGCCGGCCGCCGTGCTCGCCGTCTACTACCACTACTTCCATGGCTACGCCGCCGTCGTGGCCGACCACCGCAACGACCCGTCGTTCGTCGTGCGGTTCCCGGTCCTCCCGCCGCAGGAGAAAATAGCGACCGAAGTGTTCCCAGGCGGGCCCTGCGCGTGCTGGGGTGGCGTGGGAGCAGGAAAGGCCACCGCGACGGCAGCAGTGTTCCTTGGCAGTGCAGTGCCACCCATAGGCACTCCCTGCGGCGGCGCGAACGCCCGGCGGTCTCGTTGCCTGCACACGCGGCCTCCTCCATCCCAGTCCGTGTCCAACACGTCTCGATTTGGATGGACAGTCCGTGTCCTTGTTCAACTCAAATCAAGATTGAGGTTGGCTGTTATAAGAAGGGAGGGTCCTTGGCCTGAATCTCCGTCAGCTCCTATTTTGGACGAAGCATCCCATGTCGCCAACAAGTTCGCCGTAGGAAGAAGCGTCAAGTTCGTCGGAGAAAGAAGCGCCGACTTCGCCGGAGGTAGAAGATCATCCGCCGAGCACTCCAATGTcgcctgctacggctacaccagaG GAAATAGATGA
- the LOC123411936 gene encoding uncharacterized protein LOC123411936 isoform X2: MLLPWAADVAREKCLPSALYWIQPAAVLAVYYHYFHGYAAVVADHRNDPSFVVRFPVLPPQEKIATEVFPGGPCACWGGVGAGKATATAAVFLGSAVPPIGTPCGGANARRSRCLHTRPPPSQSVSNTSRFGWTVRVLVQLKSRLRLAVIRREGPWPESPSAPILDEASHVANKFAVGRSVKFVGERSADFAGGRRSSAEHSNVACYGYTRVYTSTRGKAFKDYIASIHVTSLYITHRLTIICFL, from the exons ATGCTCCTCCCGTGGGCCGCGGACGTGGCTCGCGAGAAATGTCTGCCGTCCGCGCTCTACTGGATCCAGCCGGCCGCCGTGCTCGCCGTCTACTACCACTACTTCCATGGCTACGCCGCCGTCGTGGCCGACCACCGCAACGACCCGTCGTTCGTCGTGCGGTTCCCGGTCCTCCCGCCGCAGGAGAAAATAGCGACCGAAGTGTTCCCAGGCGGGCCCTGCGCGTGCTGGGGTGGCGTGGGAGCAGGAAAGGCCACCGCGACGGCAGCAGTGTTCCTTGGCAGTGCAGTGCCACCCATAGGCACTCCCTGCGGCGGCGCGAACGCCCGGCGGTCTCGTTGCCTGCACACGCGGCCTCCTCCATCCCAGTCCGTGTCCAACACGTCTCGATTTGGATGGACAGTCCGTGTCCTTGTTCAACTCAAATCAAGATTGAGGTTGGCTGTTATAAGAAGGGAGGGTCCTTGGCCTGAATCTCCGTCAGCTCCTATTTTGGACGAAGCATCCCATGTCGCCAACAAGTTCGCCGTAGGAAGAAGCGTCAAGTTCGTCGGAGAAAGAAGCGCCGACTTCGCCGGAGGTAGAAGATCATCCGCCGAGCACTCCAATGTcgcctgctacggctacaccagaG TATACACTAGCACTCGAGGGAAAGCTTTTAAGGATTACATAGCAAGCATACATGTTACCAGCCTATATATTACTCATAGACTCACAATAATCTGCTTCTTGTAA